A window of the Cannabis sativa cultivar Pink pepper isolate KNU-18-1 chromosome X, ASM2916894v1, whole genome shotgun sequence genome harbors these coding sequences:
- the LOC115700187 gene encoding probable cyclic nucleotide-gated ion channel 14, translating to MELKKDKFVRFYHEENNKDSNLEKPLPVFKVAAAEPLFEAEGGRSSSSRNRIYIPKFGRFKVFPENENPWRKKILDPGSDIFLQWNRVFLFFCLVALFVDPLFFYLPTVLIHGNSSCMATDLNLGIVLTFFRTLADVFYLLQMILKFRTAYVSPSSRVFGKGELVMDPKMIARRYLKLDFFIDLIAALPLPQIVIWFIIPASRSSHSDHTNNAVVLIVLLQYVPRLYLIFPLSAQIIKTTGVVTKTAWAGAAYNLLLYMLASHILGASWYLLSFERYAMCWKSSCKNEIVPVRCLLKYLDCDALDDDNRQNWMNSTMVFNTCDPEINTFKYGIFENAVSNNVLSSQFLEKYLYCLWWGLQNLSSYGQSLSTTTFVGETCFAILIAILGLVLFAHLIGNMQTYLQSITVRLEEWRLKRRDTEEWMKHRQLPKNLQVRVRRFVQYKWLATRGVDEESILNGLPTDLRRDIQRHLCLDLVRRVPFFAQMDDQLLDAICERLVSCLSTQGTYIVREGDPVTEMLFIIRGKLESSTTNGGRTGFFNSITLNPGDFCGEELLAWALLPKSTLNLPSSTRTVRALDEVEAFALRAENLKFVANQFRRLHSKKLQHTFRFYSYHWRTWAACFIQAAWRRYKKRKLVHNLSMAESYSSNHFSEQLVGDDDGEYKEKGREESGSGYSPSSKSQGKPHLGVTILASRFAANTRRGAQKVKDDDHDAELPKFQKPEEPDFSVLEPEYE from the exons ATGGAGTTGAAGAAAGACAAGTTTGTCAG ATTTTACCATGAAGAAAACAATAAAGATAGTAACTTAGAGAAGCCGTTACCAGTGTTCAAAGTAGCAGCAGCAGAGCCTTTGTTTGAGGCAGAAGGAGGTAGAAGTAGTAGTAGTAGAAACAGAATTTATATTCCAAAATTTGGAAGGTTTAAAGTTTTCCCAGAAAATGAGAATCCATGGAGGAAGAAGATTCTTGACCCTGGAAGTGATATTTTCCTGCAATGGAACAgagtttttctcttcttttgctTGGTAGCACTTTTTGTTGATCCACTCTTCTTCTACCTTCCCACGGTTCTAATTCATGGTAACTCTTCATGTATGGCCACTGATTTGAATTTAGGAATTGTTCTTACCTTTTTTCGCACCCTCGCCGATGTATTCTACTTGCTGCAAATGATCTTAAAGTTTAGGACAGCCTATGTTTCTCCAAGTTCAAGAGTTTTTGGGAAAGGTGAACTTGTTATGGATCCAAAGATGATTGCAAGGAGGTATCTGAAACTTGATTTCTTCATAGATCTCATAGCTGCCTTGCCTCTTCCTCAG ATTGTGATATGGTTTATCATACCAGCAAGCAGAAGCTCTCATTCTGATCATACCAACAATGCGGTTGTACTGATTGTTCTCCTCCAATATGTTCCTAGATTGTATCTGATATTTCCACTAAGTGCTCAGATTATCAAAACGACTGGCGTTGTTACAAAGACAGCTTGGGCAGGGGCTGCATACAATCTCCTTCTCTATATGCTAGCTAGTCAT ATCTTAGGAGCATCATGGTATTTGTTGTCGTTTGAAAGGTATGCAATGTGCTGGAAATCATCCTGCAAAAACGAAATTGTCCCAGTTAGATGCCTTCTCAAGTACTTGGATTGTGATGCTTTGGACGATGATAATCGCCAGAATTGGATGAACAGCACTATGGTTTTCAACACCTGCGACCCTGAAATAAATACTTTCAAATATGGAATATTTGAAAATGCAGTAAGTAATAACGTTCTGTCCTCACAGTTTCTCGAGAAGTATTTATATTGTCTTTGGTGGGGTTTACAAAACTTGAG CTCCTACGGCCAAAGTCTGAGCACAACCACATTTGTAGGTGAGACTTGTTTTGCCATTCTTATTGCCATCTTGGGTCTGGTTCTGTTTGCACACTTGATCGGAAACATGCAG ACATATTTGCAATCGATCACAGTGAGGCTTGAAGAATGGAGGCTAAAGCGTAGAGATACTGAAGAGTGGATGAAACATCGTCAACTCCCTAAAAATCTTCAAGTGCGTGTTAGGAGATTCGTTCAGTATAAGTGGTTGGCAACTCGTGGAGTAGATGAAGAATCAATCTTGAATGGCCTACCAACAGATCTCCGTCGAGATATCCAACGCCATCTTTGCTTGGACCTGGTTAGACGT GTACCCTTTTTTGCCCAGATGGACGATCAGCTACTAGATGCCATATGTGAGCGCTTGGTCTCCTGCTTAAGTACTCAAGGAACTTACATAGTACGTGAAGGTGATCCAGTTACTGAAATGCTCTTCATTATTCGAGGAAAGCTTGAGAGCTCAACTACAAATGGTGGCAGAACCGGTTTCTTTAACTCAATAACCTTAAACCCCGGAGACTTCTGCGGCGAAGAGCTACTTGCCTGGGCATTGCTTCCAAAATCTACACTCAACTTACCTTCATCAACAAGGACAGTGAGAGCTCTAGACGAAGTAGAGGCATTTGCTCTTCGAGCAGAAAACCTCAAATTCGTTGCCAACCAGTTCAGAAGGCTCCACAGCAAGAAGCTTCAGCACACCTTCCGTTTCTACTCCTACCATTGGCGAACATGGGCGGCTTGCTTCATTCAGGCTGCGTGGCGGCGATACAAGAAACGTAAGCTGGTCCATAACCTAAGCATGGCGGAATCTTACTCGTCGAATCATTTTAGCGAACAGTTAGTGGGCGATGATGATGGAGAATATAAAGAGAAAGGAAGAGAAGAGAGTGGCAGTGGATATTCTCCGAGTTCGAAGTCGCAGGGGAAACCCCATTTGGGAGTTACGATCCTGGCTTCCAGATTCGCGGCGAACACGAGAAGAGGAGCCCAGAAAGTCAAGGACGACGATCACGATGCTGAGTTGCCCAAGTTTCAGAAGCCTGAAGAGCCAGACTTTTCAGTACTCGAGCCGGAATATGAATAG